A stretch of the Lolium perenne isolate Kyuss_39 chromosome 3, Kyuss_2.0, whole genome shotgun sequence genome encodes the following:
- the LOC139838119 gene encoding uncharacterized protein: MAKTPFSHEYKLPYHGTTEMNVLYTNTTSRVEAWLTSIESTLDASERKIVGIDVEYDRLRGSNINPKKAAVIQLCVGTEVLVYHVCHADERSEKLYNFLYGYRYTFAGFCTAEDRNVLGRSQFYIHNIKDIQMIWRDPDNKKRTQGLKDVAAAIIDPFYMKMKDGFGRTEHSMWANAPPLPPEHILYAARDAYVTDEVYKRFVFICF, encoded by the exons CACAACCGAGATGAATGTGTTGTACACCAACACGACATCCAGAGTAGAGGCATGGCTTACTTCAATTGAATCTACCCTTGATGCTTCTGAAAGGAAGATTGTGGGGATAGATGTTGAGTATGACAGGCTTAGAGGATCCAACATTAATCCGAAGAAGGCCGCTGTCATCCAACTTTGTGTGGGCACTGAAGTTTTGGTGTACCACGTTTGCCATGCTGATGAAAGGAGTGAGAAGTTGTATAATTTCCTATATGGGTACCGGTACACATTCGCTGGATTCTGCACTGCTGAAGATCGTAATGTTCTTGGTCGTTCTCAATTTTATATCCATAATATCAAGGACATCCAGATGATTTGGAGAGACCCGGACAACAAGAAGAGGACTCAAGGTCTGAAAGATGTTGCTGCAGCCATTATAGATCCATTttacatgaagatgaaagatggaTTTGGTAGGACGGAGCATAGCATGTGGGCTAATGCGCCTCCTCTCCCACCTGAACATATTTTATATGCTGCTAGGGATGCATATGTGACCGACGAGGTGTATAAGC GGTTCGTGTTCATATGCTTCTGA